The genome window TTCACACATATCATGCCATCATCATATGCATGAACCACCATCACTTTAGTATTTACATAATATTCTGCAAATAAAACGCTGTGTACAATCATGCATTGCTAATTTGCCTCCAGTGTGACACTGGTAATTGGCAggcagattacatttacatttaagtcatttagcagatgctcagATCCCTGCAAGGTCACTTTTTAGAGCCTTGTGTAATATGGAGCTGGCTTTTTACTCTCAGGAGAAGCCATGGTAGATGTGTTTGTGTACAGCAGTGGGCACCATCAGGGTTGAGGTGATCAGGTTTGTTTACAGAGCATGGAGAAGTTTGGCTGTTCAAGACACTGGTGGCAACTGCTTCAAGCAGAGTGCAAGTCCACAGAGGCGTTTGGATATGCGTAAAACATGGAATGTGCAAGGAGTACAGGGGCAGCGGACAGATTTCCATTGTTCAATATGGATTCATGTGTCACTTCACATGTAATTTGTAAATACTGAAAATACTAAGTCATGCAAGTGAACTAGTAGACTGTTAAAGGGCTGTATGCTGTGTATCCTCTGTATAGCCTACTTTTCCAGGACAGATTAtatagggtattttcatccatagtGAGAgatagatgcacaaatatcataccccccaaaaTGTATTGTGTGCggggaatatgggaccaaatactaaacgtttgactactttaatacaaatAGAAATTCATTTGTCCCAAGAAtgttggtcccctaaaatgggggggactatgtgatttctaaacagttcacctgGTATTGTATCATTTCAGAtgcaaagtgctggagtacagagccaaaacaacaaaacgtgtcactgtcccaataggTTGATCAACTGTGGATACACCTTTGCTTATCCTAATTATATTGTTTTATGAGTTGTTACACGTTAAGGTCTGGACCTCTGCCACAAGAGTAAATTGATTATACTCTGTCCATTAGGTCATTTTTGACCTCTATGCGCAAAAGTGAGGGACAGCTTCTATGCATGTTGATCTTTCCAAAGCTGTGAAATGTGAATCCACGTTTTGCCACTCTTGCCTTGAACAGAAATAGCTGCAATGAGGTAATGTGTGCCTCGGTGTTGCTGCTGTGAGCGCGGGAGTCGTTTGGTGCGAAGACTCTCCTCCACGTTTTGCGCGATCCTGAATCCAGACTTTTGTCTCGTCAGAGTCAAGATTCGGTTGCTCCGCCCCTGACTGCTTGTATATCAGCACTGGATGAGAGCGGTTGAaacagttttgtatttttttttgagCTGAGTTTGAAAGTACACCATCTTGATTTTCAGAATGCACAGCATTCACTGAGTTGGGATTGCATAAACTGGACTGATACAGTCACTCGCCTTGTGCTGACAGCGGAGCCACATCCAAGGGATCCCGTCAAAGAGGTAAAGAACGAGTTGTGTGTTTGGATAAGTGTAGTGAGCTGCGGAAATTGATTCATTAAAAAAAAGGATAGTAATTACAATGTGTGGAGACATTTGATAGAACCTTGCAGCTCTGTTTATTGTGATTCATTCTGCAGTTACATTGTATACATACATAGTGTCTAAGATTCATGTTTTGCATGGGATTTGTTTCTAAGTAGTTTTTAATCTAATAATTTGGAGGCTTTAACTGCAAAACTATTTACTGGGTGATAATCGTTTTCATTGTGCGTAAATTATTGGATAGATTGTTTTTCTTATCCAGTCGATGCAAATTGAATGTTTGTATTTTAATTTGTGACAGCTTGGGGAATGGTAGACCGCATGATGGCAATGAACCATGGACGATTCCCTGAAGCTGTGAATGGTCTCCACCATCACCACCCAGCGCGCAGAATGGGCATGGGGCAGTTCTCGAACCCACTACACCatcagcaacaacagcagcagcagcatggcTACACTACTGGTATAATGGGAGATCATTTACACTATGGAGGGGGCAACGTAACGGCTAACCACGGAATTCGGCATTCTGTGGGGAATGTAAACGCTGGACACCCAAACGGCAACATGCCTCCCGGAGCGCGCTACAGCTCTCAATTTGTGGGACCTGCCGCTGCCGTCCCCACTCAAGGACAGCTCGCGGCAAGTATGCAGTTACAAAAGCTCAACACGCAGTACTACAGCCACCATACTCACCCCTCTCACCATCATTATATGCATGATTTGCATCCTGCGAATCATCAACTTAACGGGACAGGACAACAGTTCAGAGACAGCAACGCGAAACACAGCACGTCCAGTTTGCCTCAACAAGCGCATCATGTGCCTGCAGCAATACTGCCCCCCAACGTCATTGACACGGATTTTATTGATGAGGAGGTCTTGATGTCTCTGGTCATTGAGATGGGGCTGGACCGAATAAAGGAGCTACCTGAGCTGTGGTTAGGACAGAACGAGTTTGATTTCATGACAGACTTTGTATGTAAGCAACAGCCAAGCCGAGTGAGTTGTTAAATCTCACTAAGTGGACTTATACAGTCATCTACTCAGACTTTAAAGCATTCCTTGTTGTCCCCTAAACTCGAACATTGAGAGAGAAGATCTGCAATATACCAATGGAGAACCATTCAAACATGTACTATACCAGATTATATATTCCTCAAATATTTTGGGGTAATAGACTTATACTGCAGACATAATGGAAATGAGTTTGTTTGATGTAGGAATGCACTACAATCTCAATTGAATCTTTGTCAGAAAGACAAATCTTTACATCCATGCTATGCATCATTACttcaagctagaatccttagttgctacatccatttttggacttagaaattaattatatatatacaattgagattcttgaagaatataacttgtaaatgcctcatgagcttagttcaactgtgaTACTCCATCACCCAAAGGAAAAATAGAAGCCCCTTTTTTTGTAAACAATGttaatataaacaaacactgtattgcctcaacatggttaactataattttgatataatGGGTGGTCAGTCCTTGCACCAATAGctatgtctatgaatttgagagtggttacatttctattggcccattcctcagcttttttttctttcttcccaAAACagagtgggggtgggggtgaCCACTTTGtcattgtttcaattaaggattctagctttaattgGACAACAGAACATGTGAAATCAAGAAAACCTTTAGATGAGTAGAGTTGTCTGCTTATTTGAATAGGCCTGGTTCTGGAGGAAAATAGAGCCGTACAATAGTCTGCTTGATATATTTATTTTCCTGCCTCATTCAAACATTTTGGATGACAGAAAATGTTGAATAATTATGAATTGCAAATGAACCATATTCAAAATGCTCGAAGTGGTTAAGAAACATGCTTGTAGACAAGTACTGTGTAATTGTTCCCTACAATACTATACTGTACAATGTTGTGGCCATATACTTACCAGATATCTGTGCTTTAAAATGATTTGTCTATCATGGAGGAAAACGGCAACTtgtgcttgtttttttattttcctcatcTGCTGCAAATGTCTTTTTAACATTGCTTGTATCACAGCCAGGATGCACTGTGAGTTAACATGGTTTTCTTTGATATTGTAAAGGTTAATGGTAGGAATGGAAATGTCTTTACAGAGATGTGGATCCTTCAATAACAGAGGGGGTGATGTGTGGGTATTTTCCACATGCTTAAATGGGAACGATGTCTGTttaagaaagagagaaaattagTCTTTGGAAAAGGGATACTCCTCGCTTAAATATCCGACCCCTCCCCCCTGCTCTTTCATGTGTGGACAATAAACAGTGTGGAATGTTGTCAAGGTAGAGAGTATAATTTCACAGGACGTCTTGTTCCTCATCAGTCCTCAGAATTGACACCACTGTGCTTATTTAGTGTATGCGATACAAGGCAATACTACTGTGTTGAAGCTTTCCAGGAAAGTTTGACAGTATTTTTGtacatttcttttttctttttttttttttagaagaaGAAAATTGTTAATTTATTCTATTTTAATTTGCAAACATGAATAAAGCAGCTGAAGTGCATTACTGAAGTGATCATGGTGTCATTGTGGGTGTTGGCATCCGTTCCATGTGTTTTCAATTTGTGGGGTTTGTTGTTGCACACTTTTGCACAGTTGCAGGCCAAAGAATGAGGGCAATTCCACCgtaacagaatgatgctgagACTCCGATTTTTCACTTTTAAAaggtatgtcaaacaaaaaccaatgacaGCAAAGATTAATAAACCATACAACTATacgcacaaggactacttttaacaatttacactggcatctttacaaaaacacattttacttgaacagtgcagatgcaaagtttggtaacagtaTGACATAACAGTCACCAATgtactgttcttcaagtaaatgtgcaTCATTCTGTTACAGTGGAATTACCCATGATAATCATTTTACATTCAGACAACACTTTGGTTTACATGGATCCAAAGTTAGGGTTGTTATGAGGAAATACTACTGGTGAGACTTACCACTGGTGATGCATAAAGCCTCAAAATACCCAACAACGTAACACTTCTAGTAGATATAGGATAGTAGTTAATACGATTAATTTAGCCAAACTGTAATAAATATAACAAACTTAACACTTTGACATAAGATCTATGAAATTACATTTGGACTATTCTGCCCATAATACCTGTTTTTATGGATCCATAATGGGGATATTTGCAGCCAGCTGCCTCTCtttgagagggagagtgaggaacCAAACACTTAACTAAAAGGAAGTGCTCAATGAGATAATGGCATGAACCCTGAGGTGTAACGCTGTAAGCGTCTAACCTTTACCATGCTAGTGTTCAGCAGCTTCATGTGCTGAGCTCTTTCTCACCGTCTGATGAGACCTGAACCGTTTCTCAGCGAAGGAAGTTATAGTGAAGATTCACTCCTAATTTATGTATCTGTTACAAGGAGTAAATTTgaagtgaattttaaacacatcTTAAATCAAAACTTGATACTAATGAAAAGTGTGGAAGATGAGTCCCATGTGCGATTTTCACTGAATATTAAGGTAGAGAGATTCAATTATCCAAGAGTATTGTCTTTGAGTTTCTTATTTTTATCTCCGATTCAGTCATCCCTTTTTGTATGGGAAAAGGGATTAGATTCTCAGAAAAAGAGACACTTTAAAAGAAGCTTGAATTGTTAGCAAGAAAATGTTCTGAAGACTTGAAGGGTTATCAGTAAATTGCAATGAATCCTGAAATTGTTGTCCTTGACTATAGAAAACCAAATTGACACACCAATACAGTAGCTTAGCAATAGAGACCCTTGTCTTTGTGAAGTGTGCTGTGCAAACCCTTGAAAATATTAATTTCACTCAGACAAAATGATATGCTCTCTTGGCtcccaaataaataaaatatacagtgaATGACAGAGAAGGACATTAAAAATAGTATTTCCATAAACATTAAATATTTACTTTAATATACCTCGGCTTCAGCCCGATCATAGACACAGAACTGTCTTAGGGACAGTTGGCAGGGACGTATAACAGTGACGAGGAGTATCCTTGTGCCAAAAAACATAGATGCTGCtctgctggtcagtctgtgtgCCATTAACACCTTGTCAAGTGTGCAAACAAACCCTGATTTGTATGTTTACAGTGTCTAGAAGAAGGAATAAAATTACCTGTCCTTAAAAAAAGGCTAAATGCTTTCAGTGATTCATTTTGCTAACAGGTGTGCATGGATTTTTGTTGAAGCCTTGATCCTAACCATTTAAAGGCCCAATCTGTAATTTCAAAACCTGACCCTAACGCTGTTTGGAAATTGACAGACAAGGCTGTGAcgatgtaaccactctcaaatgtaCAGACAAACTTATTGATGCAAGGAGTGACACCCCAACAGTTTTTACTCAGATATGTATGTGTGGGCATAATCTTAGTGTTTATCTATGGTGTTGTGTGTTAAAGGATCCCCAACTAAGAAAAAGTATTAGATCAGTAATGTTGTATTAATTATCTCCAATTTAGAAAGTACATGTGAATGAATGTCTAGGTTGAGTCGCTGATGCTCTCTCCTGATAGCTACATTAGTGCAGTAGGATACTTTACAACAAACAAACCATGGCTTTCACTATCAACCCCCGGAGACAGCACCCCATCCCCCACCCCCAATCTCTGACTGGCCACCTCAGTCACGTCCTGAATTACTAGATTTAGGATTTTAATCCCAGTCCAGCAGTGGGATTCAACATATTCTCCTGCTCAATCCACACCAATCAGATACGTTTAGCCAGTCATTTAATTTTGACCATATAGAGGGTTTggggtcagtagctacatacaatttattttaaataaacagTTCAGTGTTGACCTATGAAATAGATGGGGCAGAGGAAAAGCTTCCACATGAAATCCATGAAGTTAAATAATTAACATTTATGACTTGGCAAGAAGTTGAAGTAGTACTGCAGCTGGTGGTAAATCAGGGAGCCAGCGCAGTAACAAAATGCACTCTGGAGCAGCTAAATGCTCATCATAGCGAGTCATTCAATAAAGTTTTAATTAAAAAGAGGTCATTTAAATGGCCAAGTGCCATTTTGGCTGCCTCCTTTAAGTTTTGATAGCTAACATTCACATATTCCATGGGATTAAATGTGTACAGATTTTATGAGTCCTACAAACAGCTCTATAAAATACTTCAACGTAACATGATGAGACATTACCGTTTTTACAGCAGTCACAACACAACATGAGCTTTGACTAGGGCCAGGGGGTTATCCTGGCCACATGACATGACCAGAAAAAAACTGGGCGCTACTTATGAGCTATCTAGGGCCCAGAGTATTTCGTAGCCAGGTGatatggtcaggaaaaactctgtgCCCTAAACAAGAGGTATAATAACCAAACCTTTATTTAAAAACAGCCCCTGGAGATTCCAGAAAGAACAGTCAAGGGTGGGCCTCggagctgcccccccccccctctggaaAGCCTGATCAGAAAGGCTATTATTGtaccctccacccccccacccctcgaTGGGCCAACATCCTCTTGGTGTGAGCCGAGTTGAGTTGCAGGAAGTTATTTTAAGGGGCTTGCCTGTCACAGTTGTTGTCTCAGTCA of Salmo trutta chromosome 1, fSalTru1.1, whole genome shotgun sequence contains these proteins:
- the cited2 gene encoding cbp/p300-interacting transactivator 2, whose product is MVDRMMAMNHGRFPEAVNGLHHHHPARRMGMGQFSNPLHHQQQQQQQHGYTTGIMGDHLHYGGGNVTANHGIRHSVGNVNAGHPNGNMPPGARYSSQFVGPAAAVPTQGQLAASMQLQKLNTQYYSHHTHPSHHHYMHDLHPANHQLNGTGQQFRDSNAKHSTSSLPQQAHHVPAAILPPNVIDTDFIDEEVLMSLVIEMGLDRIKELPELWLGQNEFDFMTDFVCKQQPSRVSC